The sequence below is a genomic window from Flavobacterium sediminilitoris.
TTTTACGATTGTTTATTTTTATAGTTACTCCGTTTAGCCCTAATTGGCTAAAAACCGAATCATACAATTGTACCAATTCTACTTCTTGCCAAAGCGAATTTGAACCTACTACATCAGCATCACATTGGTAAAATTCTCTAAAACGTCCTTTTTGAGGTCTATCTGCTCTCCAAACGGGTTGAATTTGGTATCTTTTGAAAGGAAATTCGATTTCGTTTTGGTGTTGGACCACATATCTTGCAAAAGGAACGGTTAAATCATAGCGAAGTGCTTTTTCGGAAATTAATGAAGTAGTTTTTTTAGAAATTATCTTACCTATTAGACTATCTATACAATTTCTTCTGTAATTAATTTTTCCATTTGGGTCTACATATGTTGTATAAAATTCTGATCTTAAAATATCAATAATACAGTCTGTTAAAATGTCTAAATTATTTTTAATATACTTTAGAAATTCTGTGTAAGATTCTGACAAAGACATATACTCTAATAAAGTAGTCTCAATAATTACTAACAATTCTCTTCGAAGTTCATCCAAATTGATATTATCACGTGACTTAATTATATTTTCTTTATCTAGTTCTTTAATTAAATTATCATTCACAAATAATTCAATATTATTTGCTACCTCATCAAACATTTTCATTTCATTTTTAGACAAATAATTTCCTGAATTCAAAATCTTAAAAATCAAACGATCTCCTTCTTCTCCATATTTTCCCATTAAGGTGTCTGAGTTTTCAAAAGAAGGTGTTTCTATAGGTTGGAAACCAAACTTTTCGAAATTGGTTTTTATAGTGCTAAATATATAATTGCGTTTTGCTACTTCAACTGGTGAAAAATCACGAGTTCCTTTTGGTATACTTGGTTTTTGAGCCATCTTTTTTAATATGTCAATTTGTAAAATGTGTCAATTTGAAAGTAAGATTAAAAAATCTATAATAATCAACATTATAATTGGAATGCAAATATCGAATATATTAATGATTAAGAAAAATTATACAACTAATTACTAACAACTTTTTACTAATTACTAAAAAAAATGTAACAAATTTTATGTTCTAAAGTCTAATAGTTGTTATGATAGGATTATTTAAAGAAAACACAAGAATAGCATTAGACTCTATAAAGGGTCAAATACTACGAACTTCGCTTACTGTTTTTATAATTGCCTTAGGAATATGGGCATTAGTTGGTATTTTAACTGTTGTTTCAGCATTACAAAATACTATTTTAAGTGATTTTGCTTCTATGGGAGCTAATAC
It includes:
- the hisS gene encoding histidine--tRNA ligase produces the protein MAQKPSIPKGTRDFSPVEVAKRNYIFSTIKTNFEKFGFQPIETPSFENSDTLMGKYGEEGDRLIFKILNSGNYLSKNEMKMFDEVANNIELFVNDNLIKELDKENIIKSRDNINLDELRRELLVIIETTLLEYMSLSESYTEFLKYIKNNLDILTDCIIDILRSEFYTTYVDPNGKINYRRNCIDSLIGKIISKKTTSLISEKALRYDLTVPFARYVVQHQNEIEFPFKRYQIQPVWRADRPQKGRFREFYQCDADVVGSNSLWQEVELVQLYDSVFSQLGLNGVTIKINNRKILSGIAEVIGASDKLIDFTVALDKLDKIGEDGVKKEMIEKGISESAIEKVQPLFNFTGTISEKITKLADLLASSEEGMKGVEELLFICDNVNEIGLQTATLDLDVTLARGLNYYTGAIFEVSAPKGVAMGSIGGGGRYDDLTGIFGLKNMSGVGISFGLDRIALVIEELGLFPETVTATSTALFLNFGFEEAKYAMKAIAKLRKEGIKVEMYPDATKIGKQFQHADKRGIPFAILVGEEEIKNDLFGIKNLTTGEQEKVNFEELLKRLNNK